The Suricata suricatta isolate VVHF042 chromosome 3, meerkat_22Aug2017_6uvM2_HiC, whole genome shotgun sequence genome contains the following window.
AGTTTTCAGGCTCACCTGTAAGAGAACTGAGACATACGGCTGGAAAACACAACAGGCGGCTGCACTGTAAAAGCAGTGTTTCATAGGCAGAGAACTATTCTCCAAGTCTCTTTAGAATTCATATGAAGGAATCAAGGACACTTTACCGAAACCATAACTGTTTGCTGAAACTAGCTATCTGACATTAAATGCAGCATGGAGAAACTGGAATTACTTATTGCAAATAGAAAATCTGGAGAGCAGGAGGGTGTGATAGCTATCAACTAAAAGATTCAGCTTCTTCTATTTGGCCCAGTGAGGATTAAGCAAAGATGCAATGGATTCAGGTAAGAGTTAAGAGAACTCCCTTGGTACTTTTACACGGTTTTCATTACCCAGCTTGCAGGAACATTTCTAGGGGTATTCAAGCATTACTTGAGTGTAGAGACTGATAACCTGGATGGCACCATTTGGTTCTGATCTGTGAAAATGGAACTATGTATGCAGTAAGTGAGCTTAAGATGAATAAGTCTACCTGTTGGTAATTAATCAACTCTCCTCACTtaggtttttcattttgaatgagaacatttgctttctttataaaatgtgccctttcgggcgcctgggtggcgccgctggttaagtgactaactcttgatttcgtctcaggtcatgatcttgcattcctGAGATCCAGcactgtgtcgggctccgtgctgggcgaggagcctgctgaagattctcttcCTTTGTCCCTCCCACACGTGCTCgtgcaaactctctctctcaaaataaataaataaaaaataaagaaaatatgctcTTTGGTTCACATAGATTCCATTCTCTTTCAGTAAGTCCTGCCTGGGAAGACGATATTGgaaattttatctcaatttactaaaattactgattcaaaaaaaggattttcaacttttaaatggAGATGTCAAATTATGCAATACTCTATTATGCCCAGTGaatttaattgtttattattgTTAGTTTCACTCAGAATGTGAAAGGCAGGACATAATGCAGTGGTTTTAATAACTGCGTACCACTTATAGTATCTTTAATATGCTGAGTTTCTCATTTAGATATACCTTTTTAACATATATCATTCACCTTAATAGCAGCTAAATATTTTCCTTGGATTTTCAAAATACGAGCACAGTAGGGtcctaatttttaatctttttttgaaaTGACTGTTCTATCATAATCTGTTCTGAATTTACTTACACGTCATATTTTTGCAGTGGCCATTATATCTTgtatttataaagagaaaatatccaCCCTCCCAAAAAGGCCActgatatttatttaaacttaccAAGAacttaaaacttcttaaaattattGCTCTATAATCTTCAAAGATCTTTACAAAGTTACCAACAAATTTTGGTATAACTATAAAATgcagtataaaatatttctaatggtATGTCTTTTGACTCTTGCCTTAGATAAAGTGTAAGTAGCTAACCTGGATGTGTAGGTTGAGCAATTTACCATATTTTATTGAATCTAAGATGCAACTGACTGAAGGATGAACCTTTATTTTGTGTTCCACTGAGAATGTCAATTACAGGATGACACATAATCCGTATCAAGATGTTTCCATTTCAGAAGtgtaaaaatctgaaaaaatgtgcatctcaaaatcaatgaaatatgtcatttaaattctatttaaatgttatgttatattttttattctcttctttcacaTAAATAAGGCATGATTTAGTCaagcaaagaaaactttatttctgcTACACATAACAACATATTTCTCTAAGAAACaactattatattagttttagcaCTGAGGTGTGGATTCAAAAATTCATGTCAACAATTCGTGCTCCCCAGACAAAACAATGTTGTGCACAGACTATcaggtatatgaaaaaaaaagctgtcaacTGTCCACAGGGAGTGCGTCCAGTCACATTTTCAGTCAGTCAGCTGAGGATTATGTCATTATTTAGTCTTTGTTCTGTAGAAAGAACACAACACAAGTATGAAAATCATCACCTGAAAGGAAACAGCTGTTGTATATAGTATTCCTAAAACATTAGGAATTTCCTGTATTTCAAAATAACCGAtgttatttacttacttaatcATAGATGTCCCCAAATAAGCAAAACCAAACTTACTCAGAAGGATGATGTGAGCAGGTACTGAATTTCTGGAGGGAAAATGCTGTGAATTAATATAAAATCAGGATGCTCTGAAATACtaagatgtttattttcctcaaatagaaaaagaaacatattttgtacATCAAATCCAGCTCAAAATAGAACTCAATTACTTTCAAAGTTGTACTCcgtttcttttcctatttcatagGTGTAGATCACCTAATGCTAGGCCTATTCCTCAGAGATAAAAGGAACCAACTTTTGAGTGGTGCTTGTGTCCTctcaaaattaaggaaacaaattaaaagaaaatgctccCCCTCCCAAAAATTGAactttgaaataatatatttaatataccaACAAAGGAGGAGAATTTCACTGGAGTCCACAGTAAATAGGAAATgtacagcaaaaataaatttaaaaacatttaaagccaATATAGCTGATTATTTCCCACTATTTCCAGCTAATCTGACCCTACTTTATCTTTGCTCTGAATAGGTACAACAGTtcaataaagggaaaaatggtGGATTTATATGTTATGAAAAGTCATGCTGAAGTATATGCACTTCCTCTATAATGCAGGGAATGGGACGAAGGTATGCCACTTTTACAGGGAAAAATGTGGTATGATAAAGCTTCATTCCCACAGCACCAGCTGCCCACAGTTTGTAATATTAAACTTAGTTTCTGACCATCTGGATGAGACAACATCTCGAAGATTTTACTAAAATCTATCTACCAATGCAAGAGTTTTAGCTCACGTTtgcaaaacattattttataaagactTGCTGATTCATTTCTctaactctattaaaaaaatcagactcaggaaaatgaagagatctgcccaatcagttaagtatcagagCTAGAATTCCAAGCcagatcttctgatttttaaGTCTAATTAATCACCAGGAAAGGCTTAACCACAAGAGTAATGAATACATTCCcccaaaataagaatttattattattgtacttTTTTAAGGACAaagattcttttaataaaataattattccctacatattaaaatattcaaaggtacAAACACATTTTTGTGTGCTATTTTAGAAGACAGCAGTCTAACCAGAATTAAggtcttaacattttatttgtaaacataaaaaaaaaaaaaacctttgttttaaGGACTAGCTAAGTCATTTTCACtggcattttaatatttctacattGTATGGGGAAATGGGAATGAATATTCTAACTAGACGAAATATTGGAAGACATTTCTAAATTAGGATTATTCATAATGGGTCCAAATATTGTCAAATGCCTTCTAGGTAGGAGGAGTTCATCACCTGAGTTGCTCTATTGGAAGGTCATCAGCACTAAGGTTTGAGACCATCCATTCTGATACTTGGTAGTTGCCATAATTGGTCAGAAAGAAAACTGATGTAAAAAGAAATCTGCTTTCAAGTCAGTAACTTCAAAGTGAATCTAAAGTGCTTGCCAACTGCTATCATTTGACAGCAGTGGGCTTGAAAAGCCGATGTGTATGGGAACAGGGAGACTGTCAGCTTACCCTAAATTTCAGAATTCATTTCCAGAATAAGTAAGTGAAAGAGCTGAACATTTCTACTTTAAAGAATTTCTccctagggggcgcctgggtggctcagttggttgagcgtcccacttcgactcaggtcatgatctcactgttcgtgggttcaagtcctgtgtcgggctctgtgctgacagctcggagcttggagcctgcttccaattctgtgtccctctctctctccctccctcccctgctcatgatctgtctctcttctctcgaaaaataaataaacgttaaaaaaattttcttaaaagaatttctCCCTAAACCATGGAGATGTGAGTTGAGTatcacacaaaaagaaactgaagtttgatttctaaaaactaaaggaaaagaaattcatacGCCTGTAAGTATCATTATAATAGACAAGAGTTTTTGGTAAATTGTCCAGGttcttttttaatacaaatatgcATATGAGAATACTTTCTGAATGTGTGGTTTCAATGCACAAACTCACAAATTTAAgtcaacaaaaaaaaacacttaagttCAAAAGGTCCAAAACCACATATATGTGATATTGCTTTTTAGGCATTTCACTAGTAATATGTCAAAACGCTCTTTATAAAGgctattataaattaatttagaaCTCAAGACATTAATCCCTCaagttaaaaaatctttataactATTTCAATTTTAAAGTTCATAAGCATATAAAGTCCAATTCTTAACATCAAAGACATtcacaaacaaaaaagccactatttaattttctgtattaaaatctgattttattttatagaagggCAGAAACATTCTCCcagtaaacatcaaaaacatttgttttaagtttacaaAATTCAAGTTTAAAATGTATCTTATGAAATTAACCGGAGCTGTGGTTTTACAGCCAAGCTTTTTTAAGTCACAAAGCTTTTAACTGACAGCTTCCAAATGCCCTAAAAAGAAACTACACATATTCCTCTGGCTATAATACTTAaccaatatgtttttaaaattcagacgAAAAAAGGGCTTACCTCAAGAATCAGTAAGTTCTTTGTCGTTTGTTAGATTCTTCTCTTGGGGAATCTGCCAACATAACTTTAAGTCTGACTCCATTCAGGATCTTTCCATGTAAAGTAGTAATGGCATCATTGGCGCTTATTCTATCTGCATACTTGGCATACCCCACGTTTTTTCCTGACACCAGGTAAACTTCGATCAGGTTACCAAAACGactgaaacaaagtaaaaaaaaatcaactgaaattGATAAAAATACCACTGCTTAGGTCCAAAAACTGGGGTCCATTCTGGACTCCTTTTCCACTCCTCTCCCCACATCCAATCCTCAAGCGATTCTTCCTTCTCAAGCACGTTCTCTATCAGTCAAGTTCTCTTCATTTCCCACTCAGGTCTCCTTCCTCATTCAGCTGGTCATGATCTTTTTCTTGGAATACCCGAACACATTCCTCCCTTGTTTCGTGCACTCTATTCTCCACCCTGTCTTCCATCTGTTCTCTACCCAGTCTTCCCAGTGAACTCTCTGAAACACAGAGATGATCATTTCCTCACTAAAAGTCCCTGTCAGGGTAAGGAGAAACTCCCTAACACAGCTTGGGGGCCTTTCTTGACATGGACCTTGTTCTCTCCTGCTTCACCCTCCCTCACAGTCTCTCAAATCCCATATTCTAATGATCTCctttcacactctctcttgcAGGAATAACTCTCCGAATGCCCTGCTTTCTTCTCTCGCTAAGTTATTGTTATCTATCAGGTCTCCACTGTACCTTGCTTCTTTAAGAAGTCTTCTCCGAGTCTTAAAAGTAGATGTGCCTCTCACGTATTTCATAGCCTGCACATTCCTTTTCACAACACTAACCTCACTAGGCTGTAGTATCCTACTCACCTGTCTGTCTCCTACATGAGATTAGCTCTCACAAGACAAGGACTATCAAGTCTTATCTACATAATACATTTTGTTTACACAATGTCTCTTGCACATAGCATGGTGAccgcctggcacacaggagatgCTCAAGAAATAAACTACATGAATCCGCTAAATGAACTACTGCTATTTTATGCATTGTTCAATgcgcttccttttttttttttttaaattcactcacATTGTTGTAAGGTAAACaggaaaaagaccaaaaagaaaagagttaagaGTAAAGGagttctattaaaaaaacaaaagtaaacaagtaTACCTTccctttttctatatttatgataCACTCTTCCTTACAATCAGGTAATTGTTTACTGAATATAATTCTTAAGGATCCAACAGAGTGCTGACAAAAGAGAAGATGCTTAGTAAACTGTTCAGGTGAAATACTACTACAAAGAGAAAGCTACGTAAAAAGAATTCTAGAGGACAGGTCTACACAGATGTATTTCCTACCAAGAGACAAATAATCTGTCTATTTTATGCATGCAACTTTTCAAAACAATACTGTCCgttttatgtctttaaaagaaaactggaaattctATGTGGAGACTCAGGatgtagaaatagaaaagaaggaaatcatcatattttttaaaaggtgacatAAATAAGGAACTTTTAAGCTGCAGAACAAACCATTTCTACCTGATTAAGCACTGGGTATAGGAGTCTCAAGGTTGTGAGAGGGCGGAGATTACTGGTTGagacaaattataaaacataacttTGTGGGACCGAAATCTTACCAGAATATGTCCTCTAGTACATCTAACGGTAAAGGATGAGGATTAAACACGATAAAAAGCCTTTCTTTCACAGGAGTTTCAGGAGGGGCTTTTTTTTTGCACGATGGAAGTACAACATCTGTTTGGATTTGAGGCAACTGTGATccagaatttcccccaaattgcTGTTGAAGAGTCAggtacaaaacaagaaaaagaaaaactgcactTTAAGGATTATAAAGCCAAGAGCTAAAGAGATACATATATCATGGCTTCTATGTCATCTTTTACGACAGCTCTGAAAATTTCCTTACATAGGTAATACACATAGGCCACATTTACTGTATACCATATTGATGTACTACAGACGTTAAATTCTTACCTACTTACCAGAAATTGCTGCTGATTTGTGTTATTCCACACCATTGATGCAAGCTGTGCCGCTACCATCTGTGTTGCCATTTTTCTAAGAAGACTAAAGATAAGAACTGATAACTTACAGAGAACGAGAAATATTCAGTCTCTTACCCATAACTTGTTTTGTATGACTTCCTCACCCAAGAGGTCAGCTGCTTTCTATTCTTATCCCTCGAGTCATATTATGTCGGCCCAAAGCCCTGCCTCAGACCCTCCTGGGACGGTACTTACTCTGCGGCGTTATTCCCATCATCAACGAAGGAAACACCTATCCGGTTCCCAGGAGGGTACTGAAATCCATGTAACTTGTATTTTGCATAAATAGCTGATGCTACATTAAAATACTGAACCACTCcatgacctaaaaaaaaaaaggagagaatcagaaattaaaaagaaaacagagaggataCCTAACGTCTGTCTTGccacaaaaatgaaacaattcaGAAATATCCTACTATCCTACAATCAGTAAATACAGAATCAAATGGGTCAGAAAACAAAGTTCTTCTACATATATGTGCAACAGCTGTGTTCCTACAAAGTCCAAACTGGATTctactaaaaatataaacatgactttttaaggaaaatgaaatcactagTGTAAGTTCTGTCCAATGAATTTGATTTTAGGATATTGGTGTTTCTTATATGACAGATACACCTAAAATCaaccagtttttctttaattttatttctctgaaatctactttgaaattctaaaattttcccTATCATACTGAGCAGGAAATGAAATGAGGGTAATATATAGTCTGATAAGAACATTCAGTCATCTGGCTAGCTACGGTGGTAGAGAAAGGAAAAGCGGTATGTATGAAAAACAAAAGGTAGGGAACAGAGGATCTTAGATTAGAAATCACAGATTTCACATTCCTTTGGAGAGCTTTCAGCTAAGAAAATAGatttcaggggcgcttgggtggctcagtcggttaagtgtagggcttttgctcaggtcatgatcccacggttcgtgggttcgagccccgcattgggctttgtgctgacagctcagagcctggagcctgtcttctgattctgtgcctccctctttctctgaccttcccctgctcatgctctctctctctctctcaaaaataaatgaaacattaaaaaaattaaaaaaagaaaagagatttcaaTTCAGGAGGATGATGCTGAAGGGggagatcattttattttatttatttatttttttaatttttttaatgtttttattttatttttgatacagagagagacagagcacgagagggggagggtcagacagagaaggagacacagaaccagaagcaggctccaggctctgagctagcggtcagcacagagcccgacacggggcttgaacccacgaatgtgagatctgacctgagctgaagttggaggcttaaccgactgagccacccaggcgccccaggtatcactgcatttgaaaatttaaagtgcaaaagagaaacataaaattgTCACACAAAGAGTATCTGACATAAAAAGTGCCACCggagaaaagacattttatcaAAACACagtatattcaaaaaataatagacattatTTTACCATAATTAGAATAAGGATCTCGTTGAACTTCACAGTATTCCAATCCTGGTACTATATCAAAAATACTGAAAAGCTGCTCTTCAGTGAAAGGAACTCTTGATACAACTGACAGGCGTTTGGAGATAGCTTCCTGGCCTCTGCTGTCATTCTTGTCAAAACTTGAAAATTCAGATTGTTGTTCTCcaacaatataaaaaaagtagATCTTTAAATTTCTATACAATTGAgaattcatttaacatttatgtaCTAGACAGTAGGATGAACTGTCATTAAGCCCACTGCATTGGACCAAGCACCGGCGTTCTGTAGTCTGCTCTTGGTCGTCAGCACTATCAGAAGGGACTGACGGTGAGGAAATAGACAGCTCTTCCCACTCTCATGCGTTCGACACAGAAACTTAGTCTAACATCGCAGGAAGACATGCCGTGTGCAAAACTACAAAAGATGGCAAGTGTTTCACCTAACAGAAAGTCATGTCAAATAACATTTACAGACCTTACTTTTGTcacttatttttcccccttcatctGGCTTCTACTTTTGtcatt
Protein-coding sequences here:
- the RBM45 gene encoding RNA-binding protein 45; the encoded protein is MDEAGSCASGGGFRPGVDNLDEPPNSRIFLVISKYTPESVLRERFSPFGEIQDIWVVRDKHTKESKGIAFVKFARSSQACRAMEEMHGQCLSPNDTKPIKVFIAQSRSSGSHRDVEDEELTRIFVMIPKSYTEEDLREKFKVYGDIEYCSIIKNKVTGESKGLGYVRYLKPSQAAQAIENCDRSFRAILAEPKNKASEFSEQDYYSNMRQETLGHEPRVNMFPFEQQSEFSSFDKNDSRGQEAISKRLSVVSRVPFTEEQLFSIFDIVPGLEYCEVQRDPYSNYGHGVVQYFNVASAIYAKYKLHGFQYPPGNRIGVSFVDDGNNAADLLRKMATQMVAAQLASMVWNNTNQQQFLQFGGNSGSQLPQIQTDVVLPSCKKKAPPETPVKERLFIVFNPHPLPLDVLEDIFCRFGNLIEVYLVSGKNVGYAKYADRISANDAITTLHGKILNGVRLKVMLADSPREESNKRQRTY